CAGAAAAAATTATTTATTTAAAGGATTGTATTGGCAAGGAAGTTGAAAAAAAAACAAAAAAAATGGAATCAAATGAAATAATTCTTTTGGAAAATACTCGTTTTCATCCAGAAGAAGAAAAAAATGATTTAAAATTTGCTAAAAAATTAGCGCATTTAGGCAATATTTTTATTAATGACGCTTTTGCCCAAAGCCATAGAAATTATGCTTCGACTGTTGGAATTACAAAGTTTTTGCCCAGCGCAATGGGTTTGAATTTTGAAAAAGAAATAAAAATTTTAACAAAAATCAAAACAAGCTCCAAAAAACCTTTGGTTATTGTTATTGGTGGAGTAAAAATTGATTCAAAAATAGATGTAATAAAAAATTTTTTAAAACAAGCTGATCAAATTTTAATTGGTGGAGTGATTGGATTGGTTTTTTTGAAAGAGTTGGGATACAAAGTAGGAAAGTTACCAACAAGTTTTTTAAAAGGTCAAAAAAAAGATTTAATAAAAAAAATGTTAGCTGAATTATTGCCGTTTGTGGGAGAAAAAATTATTTTGCCAGTTGATGGAGTAATTAAAAAAATTAATGGAATTAAAAAACAATTAAAAGAAATTGATATTGCATTTTTAAATTCCAATGGATTATCCCAAATTTCAATTTTAGATATCGGTCATCAAACAATTGAATTATTTTCTCAATATATTCGAAAAGCAAAAACAGTTATTTGGAATGGGCCGATGGGATTGTTTGAAAATAAAAAATTTAATCAAGGAACAAAAAAAATAGCGCAAGCGATTGCAAATTCTAAGAATTATAGTGTAATTGGTGGTGGAGATACTGAAGAAGCAATTAGTAATTTTAAGTTAAATAAAAAAATTAGTCATGTTTGTGTGGCTGGCGGAGCAATGTTGGAATTTCTCGCAAATAAAAAACTCCCCGCTTTAGAAGTGTTAAAAAAATAAAAAAAACTTAAGAAATTATAAATTTTGAATTATAAATTATAAATTTTATGAATAGTCAAATTAAAATTTGTCAAAACTTAAGAAATTATAAATTTTGAATTATATGAATAGTCAAACTAAAATTTGTCAAAATTGCGAAAAGAAATTTATAATCGAACCCGATGACTTTTTATTTTACGAAAAAAATAAATGTTTCTCCCCNNNNNNNNNNNNNNNNNNNNNNNNNNNNNNNNNNNNNNNNNNNNNNNNNNNNNNNNNNNNNNNNNNNNNNNNNNNNNNNNNNNNNNNNNNNNNNNNNNNNNNNNNNNNNNNNNNNNNNNNNNNNNNNNNNNNNNNNNNNNNNNNNNNNNNNNNNACAATCGCTCAAGAATATTTTCCTTTAACAAAAGAACAAGCAATAGAAAAAGGTTATCAATGGAAAGATCCAGAACAAAGAAATATTCAAATAGACATTAAAACCGAGGACTTGCCGGATAATATTAAAGATGTTAAGGATGACATTGTAAATAAAATTATCGAATGTGCTAATACAAAATGTACGGAGTTCAACCTCGTCAATTGTAATTGTACTAAGGCGTTTAAAATCATTAAACCAGAATTAGAATTTTATAAAAAAATGAATTTGCCTTTGCCTAGATTATGTCCAAATTGTCGACATTATGATAGAATCAAACAAAGAAATCCTTTGAAATTATGGCATCGCAAATGTCAATGTAATGGAACGCATTCGTCAAATGGAATTTACAAAAATACGATTGAACATTTTCACGGCAATCAACCTTGTCCCAATGAATTTGAAACAACCTACGCGCCAGATAGACCAGAAATAGTTTATTGCGAGAAATGTTATTTAGCGGAAGTGGTGTAAAAAAGTACGGAGTTGAACTCGTGCAAATTTCTATTTTCTATTTTTTATTTTACTCGTTACTGATTACTTGTTACGAGTTACTTTAATTCTATGCATATAAATAATTTATTTCAAATAACTTGTAATAATAATGCGTCTGATCTTCATTTAATGATGGGAGAACCTCCTGTTATAAGAATTAATGGGGATTTAAAAAGGATGGAAAATCAATCTATTTTAGAAAAAAAAGAAATGGAAGATTTAATTTTTTCTATTTTGTCCCCAATCCAAAAAGAAAAATTTATCAAGGAACGCGAATTAGATATTTCTTATGAAATAAAAGGAATTGGACGCTTTAGAGTTAATTTGCATTTTGAAAAAAATAATATTGGTTTAGCGGCTAGAGTAATACCTGAAAAAATTCCATCAATGGAAGATATTTTAATGCCTCCGATCGCTTATGAATTAACCCAGCGCTCAAAAGGATTAGTTTTAGTCACTGGACCTACTGGCTGTGGAAAATCTACTACTTTAGCGGCAATGATTAATTTAATTAATAATGAACGAACTTGCAATATTATTACTTTGGAAGATCCTATTGAATTTTTATTTAAATCAGAAAAAAGTATTATAAAACAAAGACAATTAGGTACGGATATGCTTAGTTTCCATACCGCCTTAAAACATACATTAAGACAAGACCCAGATGTTATTATGATCGGCGAAATGAGAGATTTAGAAACTATTGCCACAACAATAACTTTAGCTGAAACAGGACATTTGGTTTTAGGAACATTGCATACTTATAATGCAGCCCAAACAGTTGATAGAATTATTGATATTTTCCCGCCACATCAACAAGGACAAATTCGCATTCAACTTTCTATGGTTTTGGTCGCAGTAATTTCTCAACAACTTCTACCTAAAATAAATGGCGAGGGACAAGTGGCAGCTAGAGAAATTTTAATTAATACTCCAGCAGTAGCAAATTTAATTAGAGAAAACAAAGTTGCTCAAATTAAAACAGTTATTCAAACCGGAGCTAAAGATCAAATGATTAGTCTAGACCAAGATTTAAAACGATTATATCAAGAAGGTTCTATTTCTAAAGAAAATGCTCAAATACGAATGGAAAACCCAGAATTTCTAACAAACTAAAAATTTAAAAGTAACAAGTAATCCGTAATCAGTAATGAGAAAAATGAATTAAGAATAATCTTTTATCTGTTTATTTGTTACGGATTACTTATTACTGGTTACTATTTTTGCGCCCGTAGCTCAACTGGATAGAGTGTGTGGCTTCGGACCACAAGGTTGTAGGTTCAAATCCTGCCGGGCGCATTATAAATTTATAAAAAAATAACCTGCAAAAACAGATTATTTTTTTATAAATTTATTTTATCATTTTCTTTCTCCTCTTATTGTTTTATTATTAATAAAATGTTAAACTAAATATAAATTTATAAAAGGTCGAGAAAATACTTTAATATTTAATTAATAAATTATTTAATTATGCTAAACAAAATAATAAAAGATACAATTATTAAAAAATTTGCTGTTCATAAAAATGATACGGGTTCAACCGAAATTCAGGTCGCTATTTTAACCAAAGAAATTGAAGAATTAACCAAACATCTTAAAGAAAATAAACATGATTTTTCTTCTCGTTATGGTTTATTTAAAAAAATTGGCCAAAGAAGAAAATTATTAAAATATTTCAAAAAAGAAAACTTAGAAGGTTTTGAAAAATTAACAGCAAATTTAAAATTATAAAAAATAAACTATGGTCAAACACAAAGAACAACGAGTAGGAATATTTATAGATGTATCAAATATGTACCATTCAGCCAAAAATTTATATCAAGCGAGAGTAAATTTTGGAAAAATTTTAGAAATAGCAGTGGCTGAAAGAAAATTAATTCGAGCAATTGCTTATGTCATTAAATCACAAGCCGTCGAAGAACAAGGATTTTTTGACGCTTTACAAAAACAAGGCTTTGAATTAAAAATAAAAAATTTACAAATTTTTTTTGGAGGAGAAAAAAAAGGTAATTGGGATATTGGCATAGCTATAGATAGTATTAAATTAGCAAATCGTTTAGATACTATTATTTTAATAACAGGAGATGGGGATTTTTGCCCATTAATTGCTTATTTAAAAGAAAATAAAGGTTGCCAAGTGGAAGTTATGGCTTTTTCAGAAACAGCCTCAGCTAAATTAATTGAAATAGCTGATGATTTTACTGATTTAAGCAAAAATAAAAGTAAAATTTTAATAAGAAGCAGAAAAGAATCTTTTCACTCTCTACAACCAATAATTAGACATTAATAGTTTTAAAAATAATAAAAATTCAATCGCCAACTGGCGATTGAATTAATTTTATGAACGAACAAGAAATTAAAAAAAACAAATCAGATGATTATAAAGCTGATCAAATTATAGTGCTTGAAGGGTTAGATCCTGTTAGAAAAAGACCTGGAATGTATATTGGAAGCACAGGAATAACTGGTTTACATCATTTAATTTGGGAAGTAGTTGATAACGCCATTGACGAAGCAATGGCTGGTTTTTGTAATAAAATTATCATTGAATTATTACCAGAAAATAAAATTAGAGTTACTGATAATGGTCGAGGAATTCCAGTAGATATTCATAAATCAACAGGAAAATCTGCATTAGAAGTGGTAATGACTAAACTTCACGCTGGAGGAAAATTTGGCGAAAAAGGAGGATATAAAGTTTCAGGAGGATTACATGGAGTCGGAATTTCAGTGGTTAACGCTTTATCTGAATTAATGCAAGCCGAAATTCATCGAGATGGAAAAATTTATATTCAAGAATACAAACAAGGCGAACCAAAAGAAAAAGTAAAAATGATCGGAAAATTAGAAATTCCAAAAGATTCTGAAACAATTTTTCCAACCGGAACAATAATTACTTTTCAGCCAGATCCAACAATTTTTGAAAAAATTTCTTTTGACTGGGAAACAATTTTAGCTCATCTTCGTCAACAAGCATATTTAACAAAAGGAATTAAAATTATTATTATCAATAGACAAAACAAAGAACAACCTCCTCTTAAATATCAATTTTATTTTGAAGGAGGAATTGCTTCTTATGTTAAACATTTAAATTATCATAAAGAACAAAAACATGATTCTGTTTTTTATATAGAAAAAGAAGTTGATGAAATTAAAGTAGAAATAGCTTTACAATATACAACTGAATATAAAGAAACAATTTTTACTTTTGCTAATAATATTTTTACTATTGATGGAGGAATGCATTTAAATGGATTTAAAAATGCCTTAACAAAAATTTTAAATAATTATGCTCGAAAGCAAAATTTCTTAAAAGAAAAAGATGAAAATTTAACAGGAGAAGATGTGAGAGAAGGTTTGACCGCTATTATTAGTATAAAAATTAGAGAACCTCAATTTGAAGGACAAACAAAAAATAAATTAGGAAACCCAGAAGTTCGTCCTATTGTAGATTCAATTTTTAATGAAACCTTTGGTACTTTTTTAGAAGAGCACCCACAAGATGGAGGAAATATTTTAAATAAATGTATTTTATCCGCTCATGCGCGCTTAGCCGCTCGACAAGCGCGAGAAACCGTTTTAAGAAAAGGCATTTTAGAAGGGATTACTTTGCCTGGAAAATTATCAGATTGTTCCACTCGAGATACTCAAAAATCAGAAATTTTTATTGTTGAAGGAGATTCTGCTGGAGGCTCAGCCAAACAAGGTCGTGATCGAGAATTTCAAGCAATTTTACCTTTGAGAGGTAAGATTTTAAATGTAGAAAAAGCGCGTTTAGATAAAATGTTTGCTAATAATGAAATTAAAAATTTAATTATTGCTTTGGGAACAAATATTGCTGAACAATTTAATTTAGAAAAATTAAGATATAATAAAATTATTATTATGACTGATGCTGATGTTGATGGAGCGCATATTAGAACATTACTTTTAACTTTATTTTATCGTTATTTCCCAGAACTAATTAATAAAGGACATCTTTACGTTGCTCAACCACCACTCTATAGAATGCAAATTAATAGGCAAATAAATTATATTTATTCCGAGGAAGAAAAAGAAAAAAATATAGAAGAGGCAAAAGATAAATCAATTGAAATACAACGATATAAAGGTTTAGGAGAAATGAACCCAGATCAATTATGGGAAACAACGATGGATCCTAAAAAAAGAATGCTTAAACAAATAACCATTGAGGATGCAGAAGCAGCAGATGAAATTTTTAATATTTTAATGGGCAGTGATGTTTTACCTCGAAAACATTTTATTCAAACCCATGCTAAAAATGTAAAAAATTTAGATATTTAAAATTTATAAAGAAATTGTTTCTTAA
This sequence is a window from Candidatus Kuenenbacteria bacterium HGW-Kuenenbacteria-1. Protein-coding genes within it:
- the gyrB gene encoding DNA topoisomerase (ATP-hydrolyzing) subunit B, whose protein sequence is MNEQEIKKNKSDDYKADQIIVLEGLDPVRKRPGMYIGSTGITGLHHLIWEVVDNAIDEAMAGFCNKIIIELLPENKIRVTDNGRGIPVDIHKSTGKSALEVVMTKLHAGGKFGEKGGYKVSGGLHGVGISVVNALSELMQAEIHRDGKIYIQEYKQGEPKEKVKMIGKLEIPKDSETIFPTGTIITFQPDPTIFEKISFDWETILAHLRQQAYLTKGIKIIIINRQNKEQPPLKYQFYFEGGIASYVKHLNYHKEQKHDSVFYIEKEVDEIKVEIALQYTTEYKETIFTFANNIFTIDGGMHLNGFKNALTKILNNYARKQNFLKEKDENLTGEDVREGLTAIISIKIREPQFEGQTKNKLGNPEVRPIVDSIFNETFGTFLEEHPQDGGNILNKCILSAHARLAARQARETVLRKGILEGITLPGKLSDCSTRDTQKSEIFIVEGDSAGGSAKQGRDREFQAILPLRGKILNVEKARLDKMFANNEIKNLIIALGTNIAEQFNLEKLRYNKIIIMTDADVDGAHIRTLLLTLFYRYFPELINKGHLYVAQPPLYRMQINRQINYIYSEEEKEKNIEEAKDKSIEIQRYKGLGEMNPDQLWETTMDPKKRMLKQITIEDAEAADEIFNILMGSDVLPRKHFIQTHAKNVKNLDI
- a CDS encoding 30S ribosomal protein S15, which encodes MMLNKIIKDTIIKKFAVHKNDTGSTEIQVAILTKEIEELTKHLKENKHDFSSRYGLFKKIGQRRKLLKYFKKENLEGFEKLTANLKL
- the pgk gene encoding phosphoglycerate kinase; protein product: MYKTIKDVNLKNKKVILRVAFDVPLKKNGNEWIVADDSRIKISIPTINYLLKQNCKIILLSYLGRPNGKVMEDLRLKPVAKKLKEILKTEKIIYLKDCIGKEVEKKTKKMESNEIILLENTRFHPEEEKNDLKFAKKLAHLGNIFINDAFAQSHRNYASTVGITKFLPSAMGLNFEKEIKILTKIKTSSKKPLVIVIGGVKIDSKIDVIKNFLKQADQILIGGVIGLVFLKELGYKVGKLPTSFLKGQKKDLIKKMLAELLPFVGEKIILPVDGVIKKINGIKKQLKEIDIAFLNSNGLSQISILDIGHQTIELFSQYIRKAKTVIWNGPMGLFENKKFNQGTKKIAQAIANSKNYSVIGGGDTEEAISNFKLNKKISHVCVAGGAMLEFLANKKLPALEVLKK
- a CDS encoding type IV pili twitching motility protein PilT, which produces MHINNLFQITCNNNASDLHLMMGEPPVIRINGDLKRMENQSILEKKEMEDLIFSILSPIQKEKFIKERELDISYEIKGIGRFRVNLHFEKNNIGLAARVIPEKIPSMEDILMPPIAYELTQRSKGLVLVTGPTGCGKSTTLAAMINLINNERTCNIITLEDPIEFLFKSEKSIIKQRQLGTDMLSFHTALKHTLRQDPDVIMIGEMRDLETIATTITLAETGHLVLGTLHTYNAAQTVDRIIDIFPPHQQGQIRIQLSMVLVAVISQQLLPKINGEGQVAAREILINTPAVANLIRENKVAQIKTVIQTGAKDQMISLDQDLKRLYQEGSISKENAQIRMENPEFLTN